The DNA sequence TTACCGGCAAAACTAAGTGAGAGATATAGCAGCTAATCAAAAGACTATTTAAGTGTTACGATTTTTTAAATACAGGGTAGTTAATTGCTGCCGAGAAACTTGCGATCGGGCAATTGAGACAATAAAGAGTTCCAAGCGGATCCAATACAAAGGGGTGGTTTTGGGTCTCAATTGATTCCGGTGGAGCTTTGGGATCGGCTTGTTGACCGGTTGCTTTGTCTATGGCGATATCTGTTTGTCCCCATTCCAAATGACTACCCACAAAATCTTTAAGAAAATATTCATAACGCGTTGGGCATGTTGGACTGTCACCCGCCAAATTTCCGTTGTCTGAGCAAACAGTGGCACCTATTACACTATCGGGTTGAATTAAATGTGATTCATAATTAGATTGACCATATTTTTCTTTTGTCGAAAATTCCAATACTTTGCCCATGATACTATTCCAAATTGGCGAAGCACCGGACACGCCTGATGTTGCTCTGCTCATGGGGGAATTATCGTTATTGCCAACCCAAACAACGACAACTGCATCACCTGTATATCCGACAGTCCAGTTGTCCCTCAGGTCGTTTGTTGTCCCCGTTTTGACGGAAACTTTGGGAAATCCTTTAACATTTAGTAGTGAACTTGATCCAAATGCTGCCGATCGGGCACCGTTGTCCTGTAAAATATGGGATATGATAAATGCCACCCCCTGATCAATAACTCGACCTTTGTCAAACTCATCCGGATTAACTTCATACAGTAACTCACCCTTATAATTTTCAACTTTTGAGATAGCATAAAGTTCCTGCTTGATACCTCGATTGGCAAAAACGCCAAACGCCTTAGCCATGTCAAAGGGGAGAACTTCACCACCTCCAAGGGTCAAAGAAAGGCCGTACTTGTTGGGATCGTCCCATGTTGAAATACCCATATTGCTCGCAAATTCGATAAAGTTCTCCAAGCCATTGACAGCAAGTACACGGACGGCGGGGACATTGTAAGAGTTTGCCAGAGAATACCTAACCTGCGGGATTCCATGAAATGTGTTGTCGTAATTTTTGGGGCAATACGAAGCTTGACCGACGACCGAGAAACAAGTTGGTACGTCGGCAAGGGGAGTGGAAGCACTGATTCGTTCATCGGATATGGCAAGGGCGTAGTTTAGTGGTTTGATACTTGAACCCGGTTGGCGCTCGCGAAAAATAATATTAACTTTTCCGTCTTCGTCACTGGCAAAATAATCTTTGGAACCAACCATGGCAAGAATTTCCCCGGTTGAAGGTTTGGTTACTATCGCCGCGCCGTTTCCCACGTTGTTGTTTTTGAGTTTTGCAACTTCGGTCGCGACCGCCTGCTGGGCGTATTCTTGCAGCTCGAGATCAAGTGTTGTTGTTACCCTTAGACCTCCGCGTTCCACGACTGCGTCTCCGTACTTTTCGGCTAATTGGTCTTTAATCCACAATGAGAAGTGAGGAGCTGTTGGAACGTGGATATCTGCAAAATGAAGATCCTCATTTAACGCTTTGTTCATGTCACTTTCCGATATATGTCCGTCTTCATACATTCTTTTAAGTACCAATTCCTGTCTTTGACTGGCAAGCTCTGGATGGGCGCCGAACGGTGAAAACCTGGTTGGTGCTGCGGGAAGTCCTGCGAGCAATGCGGCTTCGGCAAGCGTTAAATCCTTGGCGGATTTGTTAAAATACAGTTCTGCCGATGCTTCGATTCCGTATGCTGTCGATCCGTAGGGAATTTGGTTTAAATAAATTTCCAGAATCTGATCCTTTGAGTAGATTGTTTCAACAATGAATGTTAGGGCAAGCTCTCTGATTTTTCTTCGCAAGGTGCGTTCAGGTGTAAGTAGTGAGTTTTTAACTAATTGCTGAGTTAGTGTCGATCCACCCTCTAGTTTATTTTTAAAAATTGTTTTGTATGCAGCTCTACCTAAGCCGGTAATTGAGACACCGTAATGCTTATAAAAATCTTTGTCTTCTATAGATAGTGTGGCGTTTATCACGTTATCGGGTATTTCCTGCAAAGTTATAGGTGTGCTTCTTCGATCCGCATATATCTCAAAAAGTAAATTTCCATATCGGTCATAAAGTTTTGTCGATACCGGAAATTCATTTTTGGTGAGCTTGGTAGGTAGAGGAATACCCCAGAAGATCCAAAGGAATGTTCCAATTAAGACGGAGAAAAAAATAACTTTTTTTAATCTAATAACTCTAATTTCTCTTGTGGTTTTGGTTACTGGTTTTTTCTGAGGTTTTCTTTTAAAGGAAAATAATCTTCTAAACAAGGTGGAGAAGATTTTTGGGTGACTGGCTTTTTCTTTTGCAGTTATTTTTATATGACCACTTTTCTTGGATTTTTGTGGAGTGGACATACTTTTGCTGCCGGTTTTTCTTGGAGCAGTAGCTTTCTTAATTATTCTTCTATTCTTTCTTTTGGTGCTTTTAGTATTGGCCATGAGCCTAATTATACAACCATATTACTTTTCGCAAATACACGAAATTTATCAAGTCCACAAACTAAAATTGTATGATGGATAAATTGCGAGGCATAAGGTCTATCGTAGCGAGTGTGTATTACGATGATTGCAAAATAATTAGCACATATTGCTAATTATAAATCGTTAAATTTAGGTAAATTCGGATAGTACTAGAGGTAATCGGATGATCATAGGATGAATTTGTTTTTGATCACTAGCCAATATCGTGTATATTAGGAAGTAATGAGAGAAAAACTCGAACAAGCCGTGTGGTGGGATTACTTAGAAAATGATCTTAAAGAACTTCTTATGCAATCAGTTTTGCTGTGGGAAACCGCGGTGAAATGGCAGGAAAAGCTTGCTACAAAAAAGAAAGGTTTTCATGATTATGCCTTTATAGTATTTCCTGCGGCAAAAGCTTATGAAGGTTTTCTCAAAACCTTGTTTCTTGATATGGGGTTTATTACCAAAAAAGAATATCAGGGAAAACGTATCAGAATAGGAAAAGCGCTTAATCCGACCTTGTATCAGCAAGAAATTAAGAAAAATACACGCTATGTGCGTCTTAGAAAAAAAATTAGCGTTTATGACAAAATAATCGAGTATTGTGGTGGTCCATATCTGGCCGATGTTTTGTGGACAACCTGGAAAGAATGCAGGAACATGCTTTTCCATTGGTATCCGAGCGAGAAAAATGCAATCGATTTTGACGAAGCGGAAAGTAGGGTGATGCAAATAATAAATACTATGAATTTAGCTTTTAAGGAGTGTAAAATAAATTATACGAAATAACTTTACTTGCTTTATGAAAAAGATAAATATGCCCCCCAAAGAAACAGTTATTAAACACTCTACTTTGCTTGTTGCCTATCTTTTGGTTGTGTGGGGTTTTTACCGTTTTTTGGTCAGGCTCCCAGAGGAGATAGAAGAAGTAATTATTAAACCAATTTTGTGGTTAGGTCCTGTAGCTTATTTTGTCAAAAAAGAGAAGTTGGGTGTTGGATCACTTGGTATTACTACTAAAAATTTATTTCCATCACTTTTTTGGGCGATTGGGTTGGGGGCGATTTTTACCCTCGAAGGTGTAGTTATCAACGCAATTAAATATGACACAATAAACTTCAATGCCAACGTGGGACAAACAGCGATGTTGATTGCTTTTGGTATTTCTTTGTTTACAGCGACCTCAGAAGAAATTACGTTTCGAGGTTATTTCTACAATCGCATGGCGTGGGTTCTAAAAAATGATTTTGTTGCAAACTTGTTCACCAGTTTTATTTGGGGTCTAATTCATCTACCGATAAGTATCTTTTGGCTGGAATTGTCTTTTTGGGGATGTGTCGGATATTTCCTTCTCACATTTGTTTTTGGTATGGGAGCGGCTTTTATTTTCTCTCGCACCAGAAATATATTTTCTTCAATACTACTGCACTCAATGTGGAGTTGGCCTATTATCCTGTTTAGGTAAAAATTAGACAAACTTGACATTCATTGAGTAAAAAATTACCATAGTCTTTGCCCATGATTAGAAGGATTGTTCTCATTATACCTTCGTTTGCAATTGCTTTTGCGATTCTCATGATTTCGGTTCTTCGCACAGCTTCGGTTAAGTATGAATTTGCAGGA is a window from the Candidatus Woesebacteria bacterium genome containing:
- a CDS encoding penicillin-binding protein; its protein translation is MANTKSTKRKNRRIIKKATAPRKTGSKSMSTPQKSKKSGHIKITAKEKASHPKIFSTLFRRLFSFKRKPQKKPVTKTTREIRVIRLKKVIFFSVLIGTFLWIFWGIPLPTKLTKNEFPVSTKLYDRYGNLLFEIYADRRSTPITLQEIPDNVINATLSIEDKDFYKHYGVSITGLGRAAYKTIFKNKLEGGSTLTQQLVKNSLLTPERTLRRKIRELALTFIVETIYSKDQILEIYLNQIPYGSTAYGIEASAELYFNKSAKDLTLAEAALLAGLPAAPTRFSPFGAHPELASQRQELVLKRMYEDGHISESDMNKALNEDLHFADIHVPTAPHFSLWIKDQLAEKYGDAVVERGGLRVTTTLDLELQEYAQQAVATEVAKLKNNNVGNGAAIVTKPSTGEILAMVGSKDYFASDEDGKVNIIFRERQPGSSIKPLNYALAISDERISASTPLADVPTCFSVVGQASYCPKNYDNTFHGIPQVRYSLANSYNVPAVRVLAVNGLENFIEFASNMGISTWDDPNKYGLSLTLGGGEVLPFDMAKAFGVFANRGIKQELYAISKVENYKGELLYEVNPDEFDKGRVIDQGVAFIISHILQDNGARSAAFGSSSLLNVKGFPKVSVKTGTTNDLRDNWTVGYTGDAVVVVWVGNNDNSPMSRATSGVSGASPIWNSIMGKVLEFSTKEKYGQSNYESHLIQPDSVIGATVCSDNGNLAGDSPTCPTRYEYFLKDFVGSHLEWGQTDIAIDKATGQQADPKAPPESIETQNHPFVLDPLGTLYCLNCPIASFSAAINYPVFKKS
- a CDS encoding CPBP family intramembrane metalloprotease; this translates as MKKINMPPKETVIKHSTLLVAYLLVVWGFYRFLVRLPEEIEEVIIKPILWLGPVAYFVKKEKLGVGSLGITTKNLFPSLFWAIGLGAIFTLEGVVINAIKYDTINFNANVGQTAMLIAFGISLFTATSEEITFRGYFYNRMAWVLKNDFVANLFTSFIWGLIHLPISIFWLELSFWGCVGYFLLTFVFGMGAAFIFSRTRNIFSSILLHSMWSWPIILFR